From Deltaproteobacteria bacterium, the proteins below share one genomic window:
- a CDS encoding DUF3108 domain-containing protein, whose amino-acid sequence MRLSVFVNALAAVLLFGVTGSAGALEDSLPFPPGEKICFSARWNFIPAGTGSLEIRSLTELNGEPARHFVFTARTNSFVDLIYKVRDRYDSYTDLGMTHSLLYKRRNEGREKRDIVVQFDWERQEVCYSNFGKTEEPVPVLAGSFDPLSVYYAFRLHDFGVGDVVRFPVTDGKKSVEGIARVTARETIEVDGIHYDTYKIEPSLEHFGGVFKKSPEKKLEIWVTADQLKIPVRMEVEVIIGSVVFERTHNGEYWRKRDATENPGC is encoded by the coding sequence ATGAGGTTGTCCGTATTTGTCAACGCACTGGCCGCAGTCCTTCTTTTTGGTGTTACCGGTTCAGCCGGTGCCCTCGAAGATTCGCTTCCATTTCCACCGGGGGAGAAGATATGTTTCAGTGCCAGATGGAATTTCATCCCCGCCGGTACCGGTTCCCTGGAAATCCGGTCCCTGACGGAGCTGAACGGTGAGCCCGCACGTCATTTCGTATTTACCGCCCGCACAAATTCATTCGTTGATCTGATATACAAGGTCAGGGACAGATATGATTCCTACACGGACCTTGGCATGACGCACTCACTTTTGTATAAAAGACGCAACGAGGGCAGAGAAAAACGCGATATCGTCGTTCAATTTGACTGGGAGCGGCAGGAAGTGTGCTATTCAAACTTCGGTAAGACCGAGGAACCGGTGCCGGTGCTGGCAGGTTCTTTCGATCCGCTTTCGGTGTATTATGCGTTCCGGCTTCATGATTTCGGTGTCGGTGATGTGGTCCGGTTTCCAGTGACCGATGGGAAAAAATCCGTAGAGGGTATTGCCCGTGTTACGGCCAGGGAAACTATAGAAGTCGACGGTATCCATTACGATACCTATAAAATTGAACCAAGTCTCGAACACTTCGGCGGTGTTTTCAAGAAGAGCCCCGAAAAAAAGCTTGAGATATGGGTCACCGCCGACCAGCTCAAGATCCCTGTAAGAATGGAGGTTGAGGTTATTATCGGCAGTGTGGTTTTTGAAAGAACTCACAATGGTGAATACTGGAGAAAAAGAGACGCCACAGAGAACCCCGGATGCTGA
- a CDS encoding DMT family transporter → MEKTSFKSDIILLTTAVIWGFAFVAQRVGMDHVGPFIFNGVRFALGCLVLLPFIIMKGAGQSQPPGMGGTGNGRFLATGGFLAGLALFAGSSFQQVGIVYTTAGKAGFITGLYVVIVPVLALFFRKKTNRGTWLGAFLAAAGLYLLSVTEQFTIDFGDVLVLIGSACFAAHVLVIGWLSPRVDSLKLAVIQYAVVSFLSTGISAVFEDTTLQGLSGAATAILYGGAMSVGIAYTLQVIGQRKAHPAHASILLSMESVFAALGGWMLLQETMNLRQFMGCALMFSAMLVSQLWGFFQNRTRKP, encoded by the coding sequence ATGGAAAAAACATCGTTCAAGTCAGACATCATTCTTCTCACAACAGCGGTCATCTGGGGGTTTGCCTTTGTCGCCCAGCGGGTCGGCATGGACCATGTGGGTCCCTTTATCTTTAACGGCGTTCGATTCGCCCTCGGCTGCCTTGTGCTCCTCCCCTTCATCATCATGAAAGGCGCTGGGCAATCTCAGCCCCCCGGCATGGGAGGAACGGGAAACGGAAGGTTCCTTGCCACCGGAGGTTTCCTGGCGGGATTGGCTCTCTTCGCCGGATCGTCCTTTCAGCAGGTGGGAATCGTATACACGACGGCCGGAAAGGCCGGATTCATAACCGGCCTGTACGTGGTGATCGTACCCGTCCTTGCCCTGTTTTTCAGAAAGAAAACGAACCGGGGCACCTGGCTCGGCGCATTCCTTGCCGCCGCCGGATTGTACCTGTTGAGCGTGACTGAGCAGTTCACCATTGACTTCGGTGACGTTCTCGTGTTGATCGGATCGGCCTGCTTCGCCGCGCATGTCCTTGTGATCGGCTGGCTTTCACCAAGAGTGGATTCACTGAAACTCGCCGTTATTCAATACGCCGTTGTATCCTTTCTGAGCACCGGGATCTCCGCCGTTTTCGAGGACACCACCCTTCAGGGTCTTTCCGGTGCCGCTACTGCCATTCTCTATGGAGGAGCCATGTCCGTCGGGATCGCCTATACCCTTCAGGTGATCGGCCAGAGAAAGGCACACCCGGCCCATGCATCGATCCTTCTGAGCATGGAATCTGTTTTTGCCGCCCTGGGTGGCTGGATGCTCCTGCAGGAAACAATGAACCTCCGCCAGTTCATGGGCTGCGCCCTCATGTTTTCAGCAATGCTTGTCTCCCAGCTCTGGGGATTCTTTCAAAACCGGACAAGAAAACCATAA
- the glk gene encoding glucokinase, which translates to MLIAGDIGGTKTILGIFSKEGGSRKPLREEHYSSNRYEGLEPMIHEFMSGLDVCLDGAVFGIAGPVRGGAFVEVTNLPWTVTADSLKKYLSIESVLLLNDVQAMAYSIPLLAGDDLRTIEEGDPHASGVTGVVAPGTGLGEAYLTERNDRYHVHASEGGHADFAPIDDIQIQLLQFAGKRFEHVSCERVCSGGGMRLLYEFLRDIGYAEEPRWFQQEMAETDDAGALIIRSALGESRPCFLCRATLKLFLSILGAEAGNFALKVFALGGIYLGGGIPPLIPDELYRECFLKTFTAKGRFTGLLRKIPVKVIMNRKAVLMGAAALGLEKL; encoded by the coding sequence ATGCTGATTGCCGGTGACATTGGTGGAACAAAGACCATCCTCGGGATTTTTTCAAAGGAGGGGGGGAGCCGCAAACCTCTGCGGGAAGAACACTATTCAAGTAATCGGTATGAGGGACTTGAGCCCATGATTCATGAATTCATGAGCGGACTCGATGTTTGCTTAGATGGTGCCGTTTTCGGGATAGCCGGTCCCGTCAGGGGAGGAGCCTTTGTTGAGGTTACGAATCTGCCCTGGACGGTTACCGCGGACAGCCTGAAAAAATATCTGTCCATTGAATCGGTGTTGCTTCTGAATGATGTTCAGGCAATGGCATACAGCATACCACTGCTTGCCGGCGATGATCTGAGGACGATCGAGGAAGGTGATCCGCATGCCTCGGGAGTGACGGGCGTTGTGGCACCCGGGACGGGGCTTGGAGAAGCGTATCTGACAGAAAGGAACGATCGGTACCATGTCCACGCTTCTGAGGGAGGCCATGCCGACTTTGCGCCCATTGATGATATCCAGATCCAACTCCTGCAGTTTGCCGGAAAGCGTTTTGAGCATGTGAGCTGCGAAAGGGTCTGCTCAGGCGGCGGCATGAGGCTTCTTTATGAGTTTCTCAGGGACATCGGTTACGCAGAGGAGCCACGGTGGTTTCAGCAGGAAATGGCTGAAACAGACGATGCCGGGGCATTGATAATCAGGTCCGCCCTCGGTGAATCGCGTCCCTGTTTTCTCTGTCGCGCGACGCTGAAGCTGTTCCTGTCCATTCTCGGAGCGGAAGCTGGAAATTTCGCTCTGAAGGTATTCGCCCTCGGCGGCATCTACCTGGGCGGCGGTATTCCGCCGCTGATACCGGATGAACTGTATCGCGAATGCTTTTTGAAGACCTTTACGGCAAAGGGGAGATTCACCGGCCTTCTCAGGAAGATCCCCGTGAAGGTCATCATGAACCGAAAGGCCGTCCTCATGGGGGCGGCGGCACTCGGACTGGAGAAACTCTAG
- a CDS encoding phosphomannose isomerase type II C-terminal cupin domain, which yields MKNHRPWGYYEVLSDDPDHKVKRIVVHPGRRFSLQKHGKRDEHWYVVKGDAVVTVGERSMVLNAGDSIDIPRCMVHRLQNGGTEDVVFIEVQRGEYFGEDDIERIEDDYGRT from the coding sequence ATGAAAAACCATCGACCCTGGGGATACTATGAGGTCCTTTCCGATGACCCGGATCACAAGGTGAAGCGAATCGTCGTTCATCCCGGAAGGCGGTTCAGCCTCCAAAAGCATGGTAAGCGTGATGAACACTGGTATGTTGTGAAAGGCGATGCGGTGGTAACCGTGGGTGAGCGGAGCATGGTCCTGAACGCCGGAGATTCCATAGATATCCCGCGGTGCATGGTTCACCGGTTACAGAACGGCGGAACGGAAGATGTGGTGTTCATCGAGGTCCAGCGCGGTGAATACTTCGGTGAGGATGACATAGAACGTATCGAGGACGACTACGGACGGACCTGA
- a CDS encoding pyridoxal phosphate-dependent aminotransferase translates to MAISRKIEGFMSQSSWIRKMFEDGLRLKRELGDENVFDFSLGNPNIHIDTPDRFKELLAEVADDVALGVHAYMPNAGFPGTRKAIADYLSEEHSVKMHIDHVVMACGAGGALNVVLKTLLDPGDEVIIPAPYFVEYRFYIDNFDGIPRIVPTHEDFSLDVEAIAAAVTEKTKAVLINSPNNPTGKVYDEDSIRELAAALQEKDRRFGTDIYLISDEPYRDIIFDGIKVPSVFKAYAHSIIATSYSKNVSIPGERIGYVALNPRIGGAKTLMDGLVLSTRILGFVNAPAFMQRVIEKMQGVVVDTTIYQTKRDMLCEGLAAIGYRFDKPQGAFYLFPRSPIDDDVAFVQLLQQKNILTVPGSGFGRGGYFRIAYCVDDRTIANSMKGFEEAFNECQ, encoded by the coding sequence ATGGCGATTTCAAGAAAAATAGAGGGTTTTATGTCCCAGTCTTCATGGATAAGGAAGATGTTCGAGGATGGGCTGAGGTTAAAAAGAGAACTGGGCGATGAGAATGTCTTTGATTTCAGCCTCGGGAACCCCAATATACATATCGATACACCGGACAGGTTCAAGGAACTTCTCGCCGAGGTGGCCGACGATGTGGCCCTGGGGGTTCATGCCTATATGCCGAATGCCGGCTTTCCCGGTACCCGGAAAGCAATCGCCGACTACCTGAGCGAAGAACACAGTGTAAAGATGCATATCGACCATGTCGTCATGGCCTGCGGCGCCGGCGGCGCATTGAACGTCGTGCTGAAAACACTGCTTGACCCCGGTGATGAAGTTATTATTCCCGCACCCTATTTCGTTGAATATCGTTTCTACATCGATAACTTTGACGGGATCCCCCGGATCGTGCCGACCCACGAAGACTTTTCACTCGATGTCGAGGCAATAGCAGCGGCCGTAACGGAAAAAACAAAAGCCGTGCTGATCAATTCGCCCAACAATCCTACGGGAAAGGTCTATGACGAAGATTCCATCCGGGAGCTCGCCGCAGCACTCCAGGAAAAAGACAGGCGTTTCGGAACGGATATCTATCTCATATCCGACGAGCCCTACCGGGACATTATCTTTGACGGCATCAAGGTACCGAGCGTGTTCAAGGCGTATGCACACAGTATCATCGCGACGTCCTATTCAAAGAATGTGTCCATCCCGGGTGAGCGGATCGGCTATGTCGCATTGAACCCGCGGATAGGGGGGGCGAAAACGCTCATGGACGGCCTCGTGCTTTCTACCCGGATTCTCGGTTTTGTGAATGCCCCCGCATTTATGCAGCGAGTGATCGAAAAAATGCAGGGTGTTGTGGTCGACACGACGATCTACCAGACGAAACGGGATATGCTCTGCGAAGGCCTTGCCGCAATAGGGTATCGCTTTGATAAACCGCAGGGGGCCTTTTACCTTTTCCCGCGTTCCCCCATAGATGATGATGTGGCATTTGTCCAACTCCTGCAGCAGAAGAACATCCTGACCGTTCCCGGAAGCGGATTCGGCAGGGGAGGGTATTTCAGGATAGCCTATTGTGTCGATGACAGGACGATCGCCAACTCAATGAAGGGTTTTGAAGAAGCATTCAATGAATGTCAATAA
- a CDS encoding NAD(P)H-hydrate dehydratase has product MKVSSVAEMRNLDKVAILKYGIEEKLLMENAGLATCQLILREVGSTNKKFVVFCGVGNNGGDGCVIARKLHSMGGTVKVFILGDPTKYTGAAKMNLDIIQRLPLDTKSITRAAAAGKDLVHCDAVIDAIFGTGLAREVTGLYHDVIELINRSGRPVFSVDIPSGVNGDTGAVMGAAVRADHTVTYGLPKRGNLLYPGYGLCGRLYVSHISFPPEHYDQKEILVSVNRPGPSPLRKADGHKGDFGEALFIAGAAGYFGAPYFAALSFMKAGGGYSRLASPRSITPFIATKGSEIVFIPQNETPAGSIALSNESELVELSRRMDIVVMGPGVSLEDETRRLMKNLTRRIERPIVLDGDGITALCDDIAILRRRKSPTVLTPHTGEMSRLTGLSVEEIEKDPIGILQRTAADLKAIIVLKGAHSLIGFPDGRVRINMSGNAGMATAGSGDVLTGTVAAQFGLGLPLEEAVSKGVYLHGLSGDLAALEIGEDGMTAQDILEYLPCALAVDRRGPSSVPGLMERYDIPML; this is encoded by the coding sequence ATGAAGGTAAGTTCCGTTGCGGAAATGAGGAACCTCGACAAAGTCGCGATCCTAAAATATGGAATAGAGGAAAAACTGCTGATGGAAAATGCCGGGTTGGCGACCTGTCAGCTGATCCTGCGGGAAGTCGGAAGCACGAACAAAAAATTCGTCGTTTTCTGCGGGGTTGGGAATAACGGGGGAGACGGATGTGTCATTGCGCGAAAACTCCATTCCATGGGTGGCACGGTGAAGGTGTTCATCCTCGGTGATCCCACAAAATACACGGGCGCCGCGAAGATGAATCTTGATATCATTCAGCGGTTGCCATTGGACACGAAGAGCATTACCCGTGCCGCGGCTGCCGGAAAAGACCTGGTTCACTGCGATGCCGTCATCGATGCCATCTTTGGGACCGGCCTTGCCCGGGAGGTTACCGGCCTGTATCATGATGTGATAGAACTCATCAATCGGAGTGGAAGACCTGTCTTCAGTGTCGATATCCCCTCCGGAGTCAATGGAGATACGGGAGCGGTCATGGGTGCCGCTGTTCGTGCTGACCACACGGTCACATACGGTCTGCCGAAACGGGGGAATCTGCTTTACCCGGGGTATGGACTCTGCGGCCGCCTCTACGTCAGTCACATATCCTTCCCTCCCGAACACTATGATCAGAAAGAGATACTGGTGTCCGTCAACCGGCCGGGTCCTTCACCCCTGCGAAAGGCGGACGGCCACAAGGGCGATTTCGGCGAAGCGCTCTTCATTGCGGGAGCAGCCGGGTATTTCGGAGCGCCCTATTTTGCGGCGCTCTCGTTCATGAAGGCGGGAGGCGGGTATTCGAGACTGGCATCGCCCCGATCGATAACACCCTTCATCGCGACCAAGGGAAGCGAGATCGTTTTTATCCCCCAGAATGAAACACCGGCAGGGAGTATCGCCCTGTCGAACGAGAGCGAACTTGTGGAACTTTCCCGGCGCATGGACATTGTTGTTATGGGTCCCGGAGTGTCCCTGGAAGATGAGACGCGGCGCCTGATGAAGAACCTGACGCGCCGTATCGAAAGGCCGATTGTTCTCGACGGGGACGGGATCACCGCCCTTTGTGACGATATAGCCATCCTTCGCCGGAGGAAAAGTCCGACCGTACTGACCCCGCACACTGGTGAAATGTCGCGCCTGACCGGTCTTTCCGTTGAAGAGATAGAAAAGGATCCGATCGGCATTCTGCAAAGAACGGCGGCGGACCTGAAGGCCATCATCGTACTGAAGGGGGCACATTCCCTGATTGGATTTCCCGATGGCCGGGTAAGAATAAACATGAGTGGAAATGCGGGAATGGCGACGGCGGGGTCCGGCGATGTTCTCACGGGTACCGTTGCGGCTCAGTTCGGCCTGGGGTTACCTTTGGAGGAGGCCGTTTCGAAAGGTGTGTATCTTCACGGTCTCAGCGGAGATCTCGCAGCTCTCGAGATCGGTGAAGACGGTATGACGGCGCAGGACATTCTGGAATATCTGCCTTGTGCCCTTGCTGTCGACCGAAGGGGGCCGTCCTCTGTGCCGGGGTTGATGGAACGTTATGATATTCCGATGCTGTAG